The following is a genomic window from Marinobacter sp. NP-4(2019).
GGTGCCGTTCACAGCCTGTACAAGCCACTGCCGGGACGCTTCAAGGATTACATCGCGATGCCCAAGGCCAATGGCTACCAGTCCCTGCATACCACGCTGTTCGGCATGCATGTGAATATCGAGATCCAGATCCGTACCGAGGAAATGGAGCACATTGCCAACAATGGCATCGCCGCCCATTGGATGTACAAGAACGAACCCACCAGCGTGACCAGTGTGAATCAGTCCAGGGTTGATCGCTGGGTGCAGGGCCTGATGGAAATGCGGGAGCGGGCGGACGACTCCCTGGAATTCATTGAGCACGTCAAGGTTGATCTGTTCCCGGATGAAATCTATGTGTTCACGCCCAAGGGCAAGATCATGGAGTTGCCCAGCGGCGCGACACCGGTGGATTTCGCATACGCCATCCACACTGATATTGGTAACGCCACGGTCGCTTGTCGTATAAACCGCAACCTGGGCTCACTGAGCCAGCCGTTGCAGAGTGGTCAGACCGTGGAAATCATTACTGCCCCCGGGGCACGCCCGAACCCGGCATGGTTGAGTTTTGTGGTCACTGGTAAGGCCCGCAGCAGCATCCGCCACGTGCTGAAGCACCAGAAACGGGCGGAGTCCCTGGAGCTTGGCAAGGCACTGTTGAAGAAATCCCTCAAGGGTTTTGGTACCAGTCTGTCCAAAATCAGTGACAGTCAGATCGACGCGGTGGTCAAGCATAATCAGGTCAATAGCATGGATGACCTGGTTAGTGAAATTGGCCTGGGCAATCGTATGGCCTACCTGGTGGCCCGGCAGCTGGTCAGTGGCGAGGCGGAGACCGCCGATACCGGAGCTGAAACCCAGTCCCGGGGTAGCCCGGTGACGATTCGCGGTACCGAGGGCCTGCTGGTTCGTTTTGCCAGCTGCTGCAAGCCGATTCCCGGAGATCCGGTGGTCGGGATTATGGACTCGGGCAAGGGCATGATGATTCATTCTGACACCTGCTCCCGTTTGCCCGAGGACGACGAGGGCCGGGCGCAACTGACCCATCTGAAATGGGCCAAGGATATTACTGACGAGTTTTCCGTTGAGTTGCGGGTGGAGCTGGAGCGCCAGCGTGGTGTGATTGCCGAGGTGGCCAATGCTGTCGCCATGGCTGACGGCAACATCGAGCGAATCAACGTGGAAGAACAGAATGCACGACTGGGCGTTGTCAGTCTGGTGGTGCATGTCAACGGGCGTCGCCACCTGGCGAGAGTCATGCGGCGGATTCGTAATATTCGCGCCGTGACCCATATCAATCGGGTCCGTCACTGACCCGGAATGCCGACCAACGGCTGGTTGACAGGGTGCGCTTCGAAGGGCGACGATTGGCGTTTTGGAAGAGAGGAACCCCAAGGTCATGACCAATAAATCAGTTATCCAGACCGAGAATGCACCCCAGGCAATCGGTACCTATTCCCAGGCGGTAAAGGCCGGCGATACTGTGTACCTGTCGGGCCAGATTCCTCTGGTTCCGGAAACCATGGAAGTGGTTGCCGGTGATTTCGCCGCCAAGACCCGTCAGGTGTTCGAGAACCTGAAAGCGGTCTGCGAAGCCAGTGGCGGTGAGCTGAAAGACATCGTCAAACTCAACATTTACATGACGGACCTGGCCAACTTCGCCACGGTCAACGAAATCATGGCGACATACTTTCAGGAGCCATACCCGGCTCGTGCTGCTGTCGGTGTTGCGGCGCTTCCAAAGGGCGTGCCCATCGAGATGGAAGCGGTGATGGTTCTGAGCTGATGGCCTGCAGCCATCGGCGTTAAGAAGGCGGCCACTTCCTGGCCGCTTTTTTTATGGGCGCTCGACAATCATTTCCCGATAGCCTGCCCGGAAATCCGGGTAGAGAAAGTGGTAACCGCTGTCCAGCAACCGCTGGTTACTGCATCGCTTGCTGCCGGCCCGGCCGCCTGTTCGGGCATCGGCTTTCGGAGTGGCGCACGGCAGTTGCGCCTGCACCCAATAGACCACCTCATCCAGCCTGACCGGTTCACAATCACTGGCGATATAGCAGTCATCGATGGTTTCTCCAGCGAGTGACTTGCGGAGCAGGTGTGCGACGACCGATGCGGCGTCGGCTTCGTGAATGCGGTTACTGAACGGGCCGGGACTGACCGGATCCATGTTGCCGGCAACCACGGCGTCCAGGAAGCGTCGGCGCGAGGGGCCGTAGATCCCGCTGAAACGAACGATGGTGGTGGGCAAACCGCTGTTCAAGGCCGTCTGTTCACCCGCCAGAATGGCCTGACCGCTAAAGCGCGACGGTTCTGTCGGGCTCGATTCATTAACCCAGCTATCATCATCCTGAGCGTAGACACTGGTGCTGCTGATAAAGATCAGGCGCTGGAGTGTCTGCCCTGCCAGTGAACCCAGAAGGTTGTTCAGGCCGTTCACATAGGCATCCTGATAGCCCTGCTCATCATAGCTG
Proteins encoded in this region:
- a CDS encoding RidA family protein, giving the protein MTNKSVIQTENAPQAIGTYSQAVKAGDTVYLSGQIPLVPETMEVVAGDFAAKTRQVFENLKAVCEASGGELKDIVKLNIYMTDLANFATVNEIMATYFQEPYPARAAVGVAALPKGVPIEMEAVMVLS
- a CDS encoding NAD-dependent epimerase/dehydratase family protein, translating into MAITESNKLPRILVAGCGKLGGNIASLLADQAEVFGLRRTPERIPAGIHPLGADLMQTDQLHAVIPDRLDAVIYCLTPSSYDEQGYQDAYVNGLNNLLGSLAGQTLQRLIFISSTSVYAQDDDSWVNESSPTEPSRFSGQAILAGEQTALNSGLPTTIVRFSGIYGPSRRRFLDAVVAGNMDPVSPGPFSNRIHEADAASVVAHLLRKSLAGETIDDCYIASDCEPVRLDEVVYWVQAQLPCATPKADARTGGRAGSKRCSNQRLLDSGYHFLYPDFRAGYREMIVERP
- a CDS encoding RelA/SpoT family protein, producing MSAEATVEGLAKELSSYLDTNRINQVRRAYYYAEQAHEGQMRRSGDRYITHPLAVAHILADLKLDHQSLMAAMLHDVIEDTGIPKDALSDQFGEDVAELVDGVSKLTQIEFRSRAEAQAENFQKMTLAMARDIRVILVKLADRLHNMRTLGPMPYEKRLRIATETLDIYAPIANRLGMHSICTELEDLGFSSLYPMRSRYISKAVEKLRGSHREIIDEIRGKLQEKLEERGLPGRILGREKHLNSIYNKMKFKQKSFHEIMDVYAFRIITDTEDDCYRILGAVHSLYKPLPGRFKDYIAMPKANGYQSLHTTLFGMHVNIEIQIRTEEMEHIANNGIAAHWMYKNEPTSVTSVNQSRVDRWVQGLMEMRERADDSLEFIEHVKVDLFPDEIYVFTPKGKIMELPSGATPVDFAYAIHTDIGNATVACRINRNLGSLSQPLQSGQTVEIITAPGARPNPAWLSFVVTGKARSSIRHVLKHQKRAESLELGKALLKKSLKGFGTSLSKISDSQIDAVVKHNQVNSMDDLVSEIGLGNRMAYLVARQLVSGEAETADTGAETQSRGSPVTIRGTEGLLVRFASCCKPIPGDPVVGIMDSGKGMMIHSDTCSRLPEDDEGRAQLTHLKWAKDITDEFSVELRVELERQRGVIAEVANAVAMADGNIERINVEEQNARLGVVSLVVHVNGRRHLARVMRRIRNIRAVTHINRVRH